One region of Pan paniscus chromosome 5, NHGRI_mPanPan1-v2.0_pri, whole genome shotgun sequence genomic DNA includes:
- the ARMH2 gene encoding armadillo-like helical domain-containing protein 2 — MANSRFSCTQIWVKMYGYFAGLCRRLQKFWRVTVKGFFVKKKEKKIPSAETYFHEEKIVVLGQVLMNESLPIEKRAQAAQKIGLLAFTGGPPAGNFAAEYMEEVAHLLQDEELAPKIKILLLQSVACWCYLNPVSQKRAKSLQFIPILISFFEGRFESTIKSETNSYLLLKFWTCYVLSVMTCNNLSCVKELKDHSALKYHLQMLANENWSGWTENFAEVLYFLIGFHRN, encoded by the exons ATGGCTAACAGCCGATTTTCTTGTACGCAAATTTGGGTTAAGATGTATGGGTATTTTGCGGGGCTGTGTCGGCGTCTCCAGAAATTCTGGCGTGTCACTGTTAAGGGCTTTTTTgttaagaagaaggaaaaaaaaatcccttcagcTGAGACTTATTTTCATGAGGAAAAAATTGTTGTACTTGGCCAAGTGTTGATGAATGAATCTCTACCCATTGAGAAGAGAGCTCAAGCTGCCCAGAAAATTGGACTGCTGGCCTTCACAG GAGGACCACCTGCTGGGAACTTTGCAGCTGAGTACATGGAAGAAGTGGCTCACTTGTTGCAAGATGAGGAGTTGGCACCAAAAATAAAGATCCTGCTGCTCCAGAGTGTGGCATGTTGGTGTTACTTAAACCCTGTCAGCCAGAAAAGAGCCAAAAGTCTGCAATTTATTCCTATTCTCATTAGTTTTTTTGAAGGCAGATTCGAGTCTACTATCAAAAGTGAAACAAACAGCTACCTCCTCCTTAAATTTTGGACTTGTTACGTTCTCTCTGTCATGACATGCAATAACCTGTCTTGCGTCAAGGAGCTTAAAGACCACAGTGCTCTAAAATATCATTTGCAAATGTTGGCAAATGAGAATTGGTCTGGATGGACAGAGAATTTTGCAGAGGTGCTGtatttcctaattggttttcacAGGAATTAG